The following coding sequences lie in one Equus asinus isolate D_3611 breed Donkey chromosome 1, EquAss-T2T_v2, whole genome shotgun sequence genomic window:
- the CCDC201 gene encoding coiled-coil domain-containing protein 201, producing MSSSSAALQERRLSTVGASGESTGRLEPDLDPWDPGEDPLEPASVTHQRQQRESPPARSRPRKLGLPGIPDTARRQRRDLKKLAAEMERVRQWEIRLLQNIEEAIQHELTIDDD from the exons ATGTCGTCCTCCTCAGCCGCCCTCCAAGAGAGGCGGCTTTCCACGGTCGGGGCCTCAGGGGAATCCACTGGGAGGCTAGAGCCCGACTTGGACCCCTGGGATCCTGGGGAGGACCCGCTTGAGCCAGCCTCGGTCACCCACCAGCGTCAACAGAGGGAGTCCCCCCCAGCGAGGAGCCGGCCACGGAAATTGGGACTGCCTGGGATCCCAGACACAGCCAGGAGGCAGCGTCGGGACCTGAAGAAGCTGGCAGCTGAG ATGGAGCGAGTGAGGCAGTGGGAGATCCGCCTTCTTCAGAACATTGAAGAAGCCATCCAGCACGAACTCACCATCGACGACGactga